A single region of the Pyricularia oryzae 70-15 chromosome 4, whole genome shotgun sequence genome encodes:
- a CDS encoding polyketide synthase has translation MASSPSAATKPLLLVFGPLPLSIDISTISGICELANNSNQGWLLDISFNLVKDYSTARPVLSSLGQDKSCHETGAAQLDSLSRFVDRNATAQERARAARSISFPLANKLLIPLVLVAQLAQYGEFLVRAGMGHGLQSSGPESSDSVQVEAVGYCVGLLSAFVVTSSRNEAQFRMYAAAAIRLGMLIGSVVDIHEGPGGPKSGALSISWQQLEADGGVPSALESILKSFPETYMSNWFDRNSATVTGPLHTLPSLRHSLKAASIQSTIVSGLHGRYHDTHHTDPTAKLEAFCDAHPEFQLPDASACCLPPRLNDGKGAVRQGRLHQHALRAILVDTLRWFETFRTVEREFLRDGEVVVFGLERPIPPSRVSELASRVRYNYMSRHAAGTGPADYCSPDATPYSKDDIAIVGMSAKVAGADSLEEFWDLLCAGKSQHVPVPRDRFGVYDKTMLRTPDQSRRWFANLLSAPEEFDHRFFGKTPRESAAMDPQQRLMLQVAYQAVEQAGYLNNNNSNNSSSSDRVGCFVGCSTCDYEQNVACHAPTAFSATGQLRAFAVGRVSHFFGWTGPSVTLDTACSSSAVAVHQACRAILAGDCDAALAGGAFVMCGPQWFQDLGAASFLSPTGQCKPFDAAADGYCRGDGVAAVFLKRMDKALADGDEILGVIGATVVQQNRNSTPIVVPNESSLSDLFSTALDKAGVDASHVSVIEAHGTGTAVGDPAEYGAIRQVFGGSKRHTPLSLGSVKGTIGHTECTAGVISLIKVVLMMCTAKIPPQVSFNTINPSLKASPADMIDIQNTGSVKAWDVPNKVALVNSYGASGSNTCILVKQPPRAVKTRLAVNVEESGDRQYPFWLSAHDEQALRRCAGALQKFISKLRDNSSAGIAPPSLAKISASASRQRDRTLPRSLFTKASTLDELERKLQAFRDDVQPHADASTPAPVHKPVILCFGGQVSTSVGLDRDVFDRTAILRTHLDEVDAVARAQGAGSIYPAIFQTTPLADPVQLQVALLALQYATARCWMDCGVEPASVVGHSFGEFAAACVAGVLSLRDTVRLVACRARLVRDRWGADRGRMLAVEADLADVRDAVAGSGGQAAVACYNGPRSFTLSGTTAAVEAVARDLDLKGRAASGASKSVKVKLLNVSHAFHSPLVEPHLVEGLGRCAQTLTFSKQTIHVEKAVEFEAGDERLDATYFPSQMRNPVYFHHAVKRLADRYQSTGAIFLEAGSASTITNMASRVLVGQPDGHFKFQPIAITSGGPATKSTKCWDGLVDATLNLWRAGAGPATQFWAHHPLQARSDPSPPLLLPPYQFEPSRHWLDRLPFPGDLPGAAGDEAMHNASPSGLVYFDGLVDGDSDKIRFRVNNKHPRYKKLMDGHLMARTAAVCPVFVQLDLVVQALSMTICTPPGLQDNRDSSSLLSALGKQPLISDVVCSAPLCDNPDQMVWLEMPPASTQCSLLRSKNNGDDRYVDRDHGDRSEFHFEVYSTDKLESASGPGLHNKIVHTTGKITLASRGDPAVGREVAQFARLVDMGQVERLLHGSAMDLDNSLSHNSVYHMFEDVVEYCAEYRGIQRLISRDRQTAAIVNRRLDDDDHAGQASWIKPCTADTLAQVAGMWMNCLAVDRDPTCIYVFSGLERWLRVPGPEDHRPPSDMHVLATHHRTSDRSAVSDVFAFDASTGKLLEVMLGVSWAKVPRSNMQRTLARCAGASRPEPTRHMPKSHSAVTVPFANTADHGRPEARHAAKSDSAATGSAKKQEVARTLINILVQLSGLDACDVTHDSELVNLGIDSLMNMELASDIRGALKLEVDEGALMEARTVAELISYVQNLVELQSPSTRKPPSGLLVTGHSFHQSPKSEESILASTVSAVDAYSADTSPTRSEPDLSTPLWPPSSAVVMDYVRTMTQGWATPLELEAATKQSTGPRAARTQDRVVVVTGGTGGLGAHLVARLVTDPSVARVICLNRRKPHSDAAARQHQAVLAKTGLDLDDPRHSSARSKLVVWETDLSQPALGLDDAAYEDLTHSAGEIVHNGWLMTLSRGVDGFEPQLRVMRRVLDLARDAALRQPAAVVVFQFVSSVAVVGRAPAGAVCEERVRGVESVLPAGYAEAKWACELMVDATLHDGRWGGAFRPMAVRLGQIAASRATGYWNAAEHVSFMIKSSLTLGVLPRLGGVLSWTPVEDVAGTLVDLLAAPRPYPVYHVDNPVRQPWGDMIALLGQELGLHGECTVPFGEWVRRVRELGAGAGNPAYVLVDFLEANFEHISCGGMLLETSHSQEHSETMRQVRPFDAGLVRLFIQRWRESGFLPL, from the exons ATGGCATCCAGCCCAAGTGCCGCCACCAAGCCCCTCCTCTTAGTGTTTGGCCCTCTGCCGCTGTCGATAGACATAAGCACCATATCTGGCATATGTGAACTTGCAAATAATTCCAATCAGGGCTGGCTACTGGACATCTCATTTAACCTTGTTAAGGACTACAGCACAGCACGCCCCGTCCTCTCCTCGCTCGGCCAAGACAAGTCATGTCACGAGACTGGTGCTGCGCAGCTGGATAGCCTCAGCCGGTTCGTGGATAGGAACGCGACCGCACAAGAGAGGGCAAGAGCGGCGAGATCGATATCCTTTCCGCTCGCCAACAAGCTTCTCATCCCACTCGTGCTCGTAGCCCAGCTGGCGCAGTATGGCGAGTTCTTGGTCCGCGCTGGCATGGGCCACGGCCTACAGTCCTCAGGGCCAGAGTCCAGCGACTCGGTACAGGTCGAGGCGGTCGGCTACTGCGTTGGTCTTTTGAGTGCCTTTGTCGTCACGAGTTCCAGGAATGAGGCTCAGTTCAGGATGTACGCGGCCGCAGCCATCCGGCTTGGCATGCTCATCGGAAGTGTGGTGGATATACACGAGGGGCCAGGAGGACCCAAGTCGGGAGCGCTAAGCATCTCGTGGCAGCAGTTGGAAGCCGATGGCGGCGTTCCCTCTGCTCTGGAAAGCATCCTCAAGAGCTTCCCAGAAACCTACATGTCAAACTGGTTCGACCGAAATAGCGCCACTGTAACCGGACCTCTGCATACACTGCCCTCCCTGCGGCACTCCCTCAAGGCGGCATCGATACAGTCCACCATCGTATCTGGACTTCACGGCCGGTACCACGACACCCACCACACCGACCCGACCGCCAAGCTCGAGGCCTTCTGCGACGCGCACCCCGAGTTCCAGCTGCCCGACGCATCGGCCTGCTGCCTGCCGCCACGCCTCAACGATGGCAAGGGCGCGGTTCGCCAAGGTCGCCTGCACCAGCATGCGTTGCGCGCCATTCTGGTCGACACACTGCGGTGGTTCGAGACGTTTCGGACGGTTGAGCGTGAATTTCTGCGCGACGGCGAGGTCGTCGTGTTTGGTCTCGAGAGGCCCATACCGCCGTCCAGGGTTTCGGAGCTTGCGTCGCGCGTAAGGTACAACTACATGAGCCGTCATGCCGCGGGCACAGGCCCGGCCGACTACTGCT CCCCAGATGCCACACCTTACTCAAAAGATGACATAGCAATAGTCGGCATGTCGGCAAAGGTGGCCGGCGCAGACAGCCTGGAAGAGTTTTGGGACCTTCTCTGCGCCGGCAAGTCCCAGCACGTCCCGGTACCCCGAGACCGCTTTGGCGTCTACGACAAGACCATGCTGCGCACGCCAGACCAGTCGCGCAGGTGGTTCGCGAACCTActctcggccccggaggaatTCGACCACCGCTTCTTCGGAAAGACGCCGCGCGAGAGCGCCGCCATGGACCCGCAGCAGCGGCTCATGCTGCAGGTGGCGTATCAGGCAGTCGAGCAGGCGGGCTACttgaacaacaacaacagcaacaacagcagcagcagtgacCGCGTCGGCTGCTTCGTCGGCTGCAGCACGTGCGACTACGAGCAAAACGTAGCCTGCCACGCGCCCACGGCCTTTTCGGCGACGGGCCAGCTGCGCGCCTTTGCGGTCGGCAGGGTGAGCCACTTTTTCGGCTGGACCGGGCCGAGCGTGACGCTCGACACGGCGTGCTCCTCGTCCGCCGTGGCCGTCCACCAGGCCTGCCGCGCCATCCTGGCCGGCGACTGCGacgcggcgctggcgggcggcGCCTTTGTCATGTGCGGTCCGCAGTGGTTCCAGGACCTGGGCGCCGCGTCCTTCCTGAGCCCCACGGGCCAGTGCAAGCCGTTtgatgccgccgccgacgggtACTGCCGCGGGGACGGCGTCGCGGCTGTTTTTCTCAAGAGGATGGACAAGGCCCTCGCCGACGGGGATGAGATACTCGGCGTGATTGGGGCCACCGTGGTGCAGCAGAATCGAAACTCGACGCCCATTGTTGTGCCTAACGAGTCGTCCCTGTCGGACCTTTTCAGCACGGCCTTGGACAAGGCGGGTGTCGACGCGAGCCATGTGTCAGTGATTGAGGCTCATGGCACTGGGACGGCAG TTGGTGATCCGGCCGAGTACGGCGCAATACGACAAGTCTTTGGCGGCTCGAAACGCCATACGCCACTCTCCCTCGGCTCCGTCAAGGGAACCATTGGCCACACCGAGTGCACAGCAGGTGTCATCTCGCTCATCAAGGTCGTTCTCATGATGTGCACGGCCAAGATTCCTCCACAGGTCTCCTTCAATACCATCAACCCGTCTCTCAAAGCTAGCCCCGCCGACATGATTGACATCCAAAACACAGGGTCCGTCAAAGCCTGGGATGTCCCAAACAAAGTAGCACTGGTAAACAGCTACGGCGCCTCGGGTTCCAACACCTGCATCCTTGTCAAGCAGCCGCCCCGGGCTGTAAAGACAAGACTAGCGGTGAATGTTGAGGAGAGTGGTGACCGGCAGTACCCATTCTGGCTTTCGGCCCACGACGAGCAGGCCCTGCGGCGATGTGCAGGAGCACTTCAAAAATTCATCTCCAAACTGAGGGACAATTCATCAGCCGGCATTGCACCGCCGTCACTAGCAAAGATTTCAGCAAGCGCATCCCGCCAAAGAGACCGGACCCTCCCCCGTTCCCTCTTCACAAAAGCCTCCACGCTGGACGAGCTCGAGCGCAAGCTTCAAGCCTTTCGGGATGATGTCCAGCCGCACGCCGACGCttccacccccgccccgGTCCACAAGCCCGTCATCCTTTGCTTCGGCGGCCAGGTGTCGACcagcgtcggtctcgaccGGGACGTCTTTGACCGCACCGCCATCCTGCGCACGCACCTGGACGAGGTCGACGCCGTGGCCAGGGCCCAGGGCGCCGGCAGCATCTACCCGGCGATATTCCAGACCACGCCGCTCGCGGACCCCGTGCAGCTGCAGGTCGCGCTGCTGGCGCTGCAGTACGCGACCGCCCGCTGCTGGATGGACTGCGGCGTGGAGCCGGCCTCGGTGGTCGGCCACAGCTTTGGCGAGTTCGCCGCGGCCTGCGTCGCCGGCGTCCTGAGCCTGCGGGACACGGTCAGGCTGGTCGCCTGCCGCGCCCGTCTCGTGCGCGATCGCTGGGGCGCCGACAGGGGGCGCATGCTCGCCGTCGAGGCGGACCTGGCGGACGTGCGGGACGCGGTGGCGGGCTCTGGCGGCCAGGCGGCTGTGGCGTGCTACAATGGGCCTCGCAGCTTCACGCTCTCTGGGACCACCGCGGCCGTGGAGGCTGTTGCGAGGGACTTGGATTTGAAAGGCCGTGCTGCTTCGGGAGCCAGCAAGTCGGTCAAGGTAAAGCTGCTGAACGTCTCGCATGCCTTTCACAGTCCTCTCGTTGAGCCTCACCTTGTTGAGGGTCTGGGACGGTGCGCTCAGACCTTGACCTTTAGCAAACAGACTATTCATGTTGAAAAGGCCGTCGAGTTTGAGGCTGGAGATGAGAGGCTGGATGCCACATATTTCCCTAGCCAGATGAGGAACCCGGTATACTTCCATCACGCCGTCAAGCGGCTGGCGGACAGGTACCAGAGCACGGGGGCCATATTCCTCGAGGCGGGCTCCGCATCCACCATCACCAACATGGCCAGCCGGGTCCTCGTCGGCCAGCCGGATGGACACTTCAAGTTCCAGCCCATAGCCATCACCAGCGGCGGTCCAGCAACCAAGTCTACAAAGTGCTGGGACGGCCTCGTGGATGCAACGCTGAATCTCTGGAGAGCCGGCGCCGGGCCAGCGACACAGTTCTGGGCACACCATCCCCTACAAGCCAGAAGTGACCCATCGCCGCCCTTGCTGCTCCCGCCGTACCAGTTTGAGCCCTCACGTCACTGGCTCGATCGTCTCCCTTTTCCCGGAGACCTGCCAGGGGCTGCGGGAGATGAGGCTATGCACAACGCTTCGCCCAGTGGCTTGGTCTACTTCGACGGCTTGGTAGATGGCGACAGTGACAAGATCAGATTCCGTGTCAACAACAAACACCCCCGCTACAAGAAGCTTATGGATGGCCATTTAATGGCTCGGACAGCTGCAGTCTGCCCCGTCTTTGTGCAGCTGGACCTTGTTGTTCAGGCTCTAAGCATGACCATTTGCACACCTCCCGGCCTTCAGGATAACCGAGACAGCAGCAGTTTACTCTCTGCACTGGGAAAACAGCCCCTTATCTCCGACGTGGTCTGCTCCGCACCCCTCTGCGACAACCCGGATCAAATGGTCTGGCTTGAGATGCCGCCCGCTTCGACGCAGTGTAGTCTTCTTCGCTCCAAGAACAATGGTGATGATCGATATGTCGACCGAGACCATGGCGACAGGTCCGAGTTCCACTTTGAGGTTTACAGCACCGACAAGCTCGAATCGGCTTCGGGCCCCGGTCTTCACAACAAAATCGTGCACACGACGGGAAAAATCACCCTCGCCTCCCGCGGCGACCCGGCAGTCGGACGAGAAGTGGCGCAGTTTGCACGCCTCGTCGACATGGGCCAGGtcgagcggctgctgcacggCAGCGCCATGGACCTGGACAACAGCCTCTCGCACAACAGCGTCTACCACATGTTTGAGGACGTGGTCGAGTACTGCGCCGAGTACCGTGGCATCCAAAGACTGATATCCCGCGACAGGCAGACCGCAGCCATCGTCAACCGCCgactcgacgacgacgaccacgCGGGGCAGGCGTCGTGGATCAAGCCCTGCACGGCGGACACGCTGGCGCAGGTCGCCGGGATGTGGATGAACTGCCTGGCCGTGGACCGGGACCCCACCTGCATCTACGTCTTTAGCGGACTGGAGCGGTGGCTGAGAGTCCCGGGCCCGGAGGACCATCGTCCGCCGTCTGACATGCATGTGCTGGCGACGCATCACCGCACGTCCGACAGGTCGGCCGTCAGTGACGTGTTTGCTTTCGATGCTTCGACCGGGAAGCTGCTCGAGGTCATGCTCGGGGTGAGCTGGGCCAAGGTGCCTCGGTCCAACATGCAGAGGACGCTTGCACGTTGCGCTGGGGCTAGCCGTCCCGAGCCAACACGACATATGCCCAAGTCGCACTCGGCAGTGACGGTACCTTTTGCAAACACTGCCGACCACGGACGGCCCGAGGCGAGACACGCTGCCAAGTCTGACTCTGCGGCGACAGGGAGCGCAAAGAAGCAGGAAGTTGCACGCACGCTCATCAATATCCTAGTCCAACTCTCAGGCCTCGATGCATGCGACGTCACCCACGACAGCGAGCTTGTAAATCTCGGTATCGACTCGCTCATGAACATGGAACTGGCGTCTGATATCCGAGGTGCCCTGAAGCTCGAGGTAGACGAGGGCGCCCTGATGGAAGCGAGGACCGTTGCTGAGCTGATTTCATATGTGCAAAATCTCGTCGAATTACAGAGTCCAAGCACTCGTAAGCCTCCATCAGGTTTGTTGGTTACCGGGCATTCTTTTCATCAGAGCCCAAAGTCTGAAGAGTCCATCCTGGCGTCGACGGTTTCGGCAGTCGATGCGTATAGTGCCGACACGAGTCCAACCAGGTCAGAACCGGACCTTTCCACGCCGCTCTGGCCCCCGTCGTCT gccGTGGTGATGGACTACGTCCGCACCATGACCCAAGGCTGGGCCACccctctagaactagaagccGCCACCAAGCAATCCACCGGACCCAGAGCCGCGAGGACACAAGACcgcgtggtggtggtgacgggCGGCACGGGCGGTCTAGGCGCGCACCTGGTAGCGAGACTCGTCACGGACCCCAGCGTCGCGCGCGTCATCTGTCTCAACCGCCGCAAGCCCCACAGCGACGCCGCCGCGCGCCAGCACCAAGCCGTCCTGGCCAAGACGGGCCTGGACCTCGACGACCCGCGCCACTCCTCGGCCAGATCCAAGCTCGTGGTCTGGGAGACGGACCTGTCGCAGCCGGCGCTGGGCCTCGACGACGCGGCCTACGAGGACCTGACGCACAGCGCCGGCGAGATCGTGCACAACGGCTGGCTCATGACGCTGAGCCGGGGCGTGGACGGCTTCGAGCCGCAGCTGCGCGTCATGCGGCGCGTGCTGGACCTGGCGCGCGACGCGGCGCTGCGCcagcccgccgccgtcgtcgtcttccAGTTCGTGTCGTCGGTCGCCGTGGTGGGGCGGGCGCCCGCGGGCGCCGTGTGCGAGGAGCGCGTGCGCGGCGTCGAGAGCGTGCTGCCGGCCGGGTACGCCGAGGCCAAGTGGGCGTGCGAGCTCATGGTGGACGCGACGCTGCACGACGGGCGGTGGGGCGGCGCGTTCCGGCCCATGGCGGTGCGGCTGGGCCAGATCGCGGCCTCGCGCGCCACGGGCTACTGGAACGCGGCCGAGCACGTCTCCTTCATGATCAAGTCGTCGCTGACCCTCGGGGTCCTGCCGCGGCTGGGCGGCGTGCTGTCCTGGACGCCCGTGGAAGACGTCGCCGGGACGCTGGTCGATCTGCTCGCGGCGCCCCGGCCCTATCCCGTCTATCATGTGGacaacccggtcaggcagcCCTGGGGGGACATGATTGCCCTGCTGGGCCAGGAGCTTGGCCTGCACGGCGAGTGCACGGTTCCGTTTGGCGAGTGGGTGCGGCGGGTGCGTGAGCTTGGCGCGGGGGCGGGCAACCCTGCCTATGTGCTTGTTGACTTTCTCGAGGCCAACTTTGAGCACATTTCGTGCGGCGGCATGTTACTCGAGACCAGCCATTCCCAGGAGCACTCTGAAACAATGCGTCAGGTCCGGCCATTCGATGCAGGGTTGGTGCGTTTGTTTATCCAGAGGTGGAGGGAATCgggcttcttgcccttgtaG
- a CDS encoding NmrA family protein, with product MSTFLVVQATGGQSQWVITHLLKSGAKVHALVRDVNKPLPAILKAEGVTLFQGEALDSDAVYAAAKGTTGVFLNTFTSQTEIKQAESVIEGARRAGVETIVASTAIGSGDKTVLESEHTKNSGLHMYYVNKNGIEEAVKKGGFKSWTILHPAYIHFDIFTPRNAFNFPRMPQGILDHVLDAGRKIAHTDASDIGRYATAALTDPAKFNGEIVELGLAMDCDEMAAGLSKVSGKNVEAVRYTFEEARKAGVFQFGMAFQLLANGFDFSDLAGAGLRNQEKYGMGLMTFEESMVRDKEELMSTLVAVN from the coding sequence ATGTCCACAttcctcgtcgtccaagCAACGGGAGGCCAAAGCCAGTGGGTCATCACCCATTTGCTCAAATCCGGCGCCAAAGTCCACGCACTGGTCCGGGACGTCAACAAGCCCCTGCCGGCCATCCTCAAGGCCGAGGGAGTAACGCTCTTCCAAGGCGAGGCCCTCGACTCCGACGCCGTctacgccgccgccaagggcACGACGGGCGTGTTTCTCAACACCTTCACGTCCCAGACCGAGATCAAGCAGGCCGAGAGCGTGATCGAGGGCGCGAGGCGCGCCGGCGTCGAGACCATTGTCGCCTCAACCGCCATCGGCTCCGGCGACAAGACGGTACTCGAGTCAGAGCACACCAAGAACAGCGGGCTGCACATGTACTACGTCAACAAGAACGGCATCGAGGAGGCCGTCAAGAAGGGCGGCTTCAAGAGCTGGACCATCCTGCACCCGGCCTACATCCACTTTGACATCTTCACGCCCAGGAACGCCTTCAACTTTCCGCGCATGCCCCAGGGCATCCTGGACCACGTGCTCGACGCCGGGCGCAAGATTGCTCACACCGACGCCTCCGACATTGGCCGGTACGCCACGGCGGCGCTGACGGACCCCGCAAAGTTCAACGGGGAGATCGTGGAGCTGGGCCTGGCCATGGACTGCGACGAGATGGCCGCAGGCCTGTCCAAGGTCAGCGGCAAAAATGTCGAGGCGGTCAGGTACACGTTTGAGGAGGCGCGGAAGGCGGGCGTGTTCCAGTTCGGCATGGCGTTCCAGCTGCTGGCCAACGGATTCGACTTTAGCGATCTTGCTGGCGCTGGGCTGAGGAACCAGGAGAAGTATGGGATGGGTCTCATGACGTTTGAGGAGTCGATGGTCAGAGACAAGGAGGAGCTCATGTCTACTCTTGTCGCGGTTAACTAG
- a CDS encoding hydrolase: MMHFLALPVLSLLLGAASPGLASPHPQNPLLFDRQQAPIKYEVKKPPLDTDWTYKLGTNPWPEHPRPLLKRPDWQTLNGIWTFRKSDSSSAAAPPPAGLLDRETMIPSCVESGLSGLQELDAEFMWFARRFTVPEGWRAGGKRVLINFEAVDYESRVFVNGKELARHVGGYFRYSVDVTDSLAANGTDNLLTVWVRDPTDRQGSFAPIGKQTTRPSHIFYRACSGIWQTVWLESVPASGRITQLDVAAGSDGKVTVKAHSSVNGTAAEVEVKVMDASGAEVGSGKGTANTEFHFTVNSPKLWWPETPTLYNLTVKMGDDSVDSYTAFRTVSRGQVNGIQRPLLNGEFVFQFGTLDQGYWPDGLHTPPNYEAMVSDLKLLKSIGMNMVRKHIKIEPDLFYRACDELGLMVIQDMPSMCADGRQPNDADQAEFGRQLELLIEEHKSYPSIVTWIIYNEGWAQRRDGPPWPENELVQRVRALDPTRLIDAVSGWNDHGFGDFSDNHHYASAQCGAPFYSQPAGPHDSSRIGFQGEFGGLGMNTTIEHLWNVSDAIRDIPQTYEIHSTGDSYNHRATQLLNELADQITRYECSGAVYTQTSDVEGEVNGLVTYDRRVTRIDKDQWRKDIQKMYEEAAKRGGRAVGGK; encoded by the exons ATGATGCATTTCCTTGCACTCCCGGTCCTCTCCCTCCTCCTCGGGGCGGCATCGCCGGGTCTGGCCTCACCGCACCCGCAGAACCCCTTGCTGTTTGACCGGCAGCAGGCGCCGATAAAGTACGAGGTCAAGAAGCCGCCGTTGGACACGGACTGGACGTACAAGCTGGGCACGAACCCGTGGCCCGAACACCCGCGTCCGCTGCTCAAGCGTCCCGACTGGCAGACGCTGAACGGCATCTGGACTTTTCGCAAGAGCGACTccagcagcgccgccgcgCCACCACCAGCGGGCCTGCTGGACCGTGAGACCATGATCCCCAGCTGCGTGGAGAGCGGGCTGTCGGGTCTGCAGGAGCTCGACGCAGAGTTCATGTGGTTCGCGAGGCGGTTCACGGTGCCCGAGGGCTGGAGGGCGGGCGGCAAGCGCGTGCTGATCAACTTTGAGGCCGTCGACTACGAGAGCCGCGTCTTTGTCAACGGCAAGGAGCTGGCCCGGCACGTCGGTGGGTACTTTCGCTACAGCGTCGACGTCACCGACTCGCTGGCCGCCAACGGCACCGACAACCTCCTGACCGTGTGGGTGCGCGACCCGACTGACAGGCAGGGCTCGTTTGCGCCCATCGGCAAGCAGACCACGCGCCCCTCGCACATCTTTTACCGCGCCTGCTCCGGCATCTGGCAGACCGTCTGGCTCGAGTCGGTGCCGGCGTCCGGGAGGATCACGCAGCTCGACGTGGCGGCGGGCAGCGACGGCAAGGTGACGGTCAAGGCGCACAGCAGCGTCAACGGGACCGCGGCCGAGGTCGAGGTCAAGGTTATGGACGCGTCCGGGGCTGAGGTCGGTTCGGGCAAGGGCACTGCCAACACCGAGTTCCACTTCACCGTCAACTCGCCCAAGCTGTGGTGGCCTGAGACCCCTACCCTGTACAACCTGACGGTCAAGATGGGAGACGACAGCGTGGACAGCTACACTGCTTTCAGGACCGTCAGCCGTGGTCAGGTCAATGGCATACAGAGGCCGCTGCTCAACGGCGAATTCGTCTTTCAATTCGGCACTCTGGACCAGGGGTACTGGCCCGATGGACTCCACACGCCACCAAACTATGAGGCCATGGTGTCTGATCTGAAGCTGCTCAAGAGCATTGGGATGAACATGGTCCGCAAGCAC ATCAAAATCGAACCCGACCTCTTCTACCGCGCCTGCGACGAGCTCGGCCTCATGGTGATCCAGGACATGCCGTCCATGTGCGCCGACGGCCGGCAGCCcaacgacgccgaccaggccGAGTTTGGCCGACAGCTGGAGCTCCTGATCGAGGAGCACAAGTCGTACCCGTCCATCGTGACCTGGATCATCTACAACGAAGGCTGGGCCCAGCGCCGCGACGGTCCCCCCTGGCCCGAGAACGAGCTCGTCCAGCGCGTGCGCGCCCTCGACCCCACCAGGCTGATCGACGCCGTCAGCGGCTGGAACGACCACGGCTTTGGCGACTTTTCCGACAACCACCACTACGCCTCGGCGCAGTGCGGCGCGCCCTTTTACTCGCAGCCCGCCGGGCCGCACGACAGCTCGCGCATTGGGTTCCAGGGCGAGTTTGGTGGGCTTGGTATGAACACTACCATTGAGCA CCTCTGGAACGTATCCGACGCCATCCGCGACATCCCGCAGACGTACGAGATCCACTCCACCGGAGACTCGTACAACCACCGGGCGACGCAGCTCCTCAACGAGCTGGCCGACCAGATCACGCGCTACGAGTGCTCGGGCGCCGTCTACACGCAGACGAGCGACGTCGAGGGCGAGGTCAACGGTCTGGTGACGTACGACCGCCGCGTCACGAGGATCGACAAGGACCAGTGGAGGAAGGACATACAAAAGATGtacgaggaggccgccaagCGGGGCGGCAGGGCTGTCGGTGGCAAGTGA
- a CDS encoding salicylate hydroxylase yields MSRHVDFDNDADKPQEFQVAVVGGGIVGLAITWGLLRRGIKVKVYEQARAIGAIGAGIAFTACAQRCMERLDPAIAKAFWSAGAVPLSSAAGSDDPNDYLRWVDGFNSHPGRDPRWQEQLYELSAGVKGFVAVRRDEFAAQMVKLLPSGVVELQKRLEDIVDEVSDQEGRTGRKVLVFGDGSRATVDAVIGCDGVKSKVREVMFGKDNPASYPTYTHIAAYRAVIPMDTAIKILGERRAKTFNNHLGPGGNLLHYAVSNQTLVSITVFVSDPSEWPDHRQLTRNDGSKAHLLRVFARFNPTVVDLIRQLPDETLPRWGIFDLAEYPLSAFNSGRVVLAGDAAHASAPQHGAGAGIGMEDALCLVTLLERVRQARGPTGRQQQHAALEAAFASYDAVRRTRCQWFVNSSRRITDLHQQREWGDPARLLKAKSCFEEIKDRSHKIWHFDYEGMVEEAGVTYEELLSGQGTSRLATSRVKARL; encoded by the coding sequence ATGTCTCGCCATGTGGATTTCGACAACGACGCCGACAAGCCGCAGGAATTCCAAGTGGCCGTCGTCGGAGGCGGAATAGTCGGCCTGGCAATCACATGGGGCCTCTTGCGTCGCGGGATAAAAGTCAAGGTTTACGAACAGGCCCGTGCCATCGGCGCCATCGGCGCAGGGATTGCCTTCACCGCCTGCGCGCAACGCTGCATGGAGCGGCTGGACCCGGCCATCGCCAAAGCCTTTTGGAGCGCCGGCGCCGTGCCGCTGTCGAGCGCAGCCGGCTCCGACGACCCCAATGACTACCTTCGCTGGGTCGACGGCTTCAACTCGCACCCCGGCCGCGACCCCCGGTGGCAGGAGCAGCTGTATGAACTTAGTGCTGGTGTCAAGGGTTTTGTGGCCGTGAGGAGGGATGAGTTTGCTGCTCAGATGGTGAAGCTGCTCCCGTCGGGGGTGGTTGAGTTGCAGAAGCGGCTGGAGGATATTGTCGATGAGGTTTCTGACCAGGAGGGAAGGACCGGCAGGAAAGTACTGGTGTTTGGGGATGGCTCAAGGGCCACGGTTGATGCGGTCATAGGCTGCGACGGAGTCAAGTCAAAGGTTCGAGAGGTCATGTTCGGCAAGGACAACCCGGCCTCATACCCAACCTACACACACATTGCCGCCTACCGGGCCGTGATCCCCATGGACACGGCCATCAAAATCTTGGGAGAGCGCAGGGCAAAGACgttcaacaaccacctcggCCCCGGCGGCAACCTCCTGCACTACGCCGTCTCCAACCAGACGCTCGTCAGCATAACGGTTTTCGTCTCGGACCCCAGCGAGTGGCCCGACCACCGCCAGCTGACCCGCAACGACGGCTCCAAGGCCCACCTGCTGCGAGTCTTTGCCCGCTTCAACCCCACAGTCGTGGACCTCATCAGACAACTACCCGACGAGACCCTGCCCAGATGGGGCATATTCGACCTCGCCGAGTACCCCCTGTCGGCCTTCAACAGCGGCCGCGTGGTCCTGGCCGGCGACGCCGCCCACGCCAGCGCACCCCAGCACGGCGCGGGGGCCGGCATCGGCATGGAGGACGCACTGTGCCTGGTGACGCTGCTGGAGCGCGTGCGGCAGGCTCGAGGTCCCAcagggcggcagcagcagcacgcgGCGCTGGAGGCGGCCTTTGCGAGCTACGATGCCGTCCGGCGCACGCGGTGCCAGTGGTTCGTCAACAGCAGCCGGCGCATCACGGATCTGCACCAGCAGCGCGAGTGGGGGGACCCGGCGAGGTTGCTCAAGGCAAAGTCGTGCTTTGAGGAGATTAAGGATCGCTCGCACAAGATTTGGCACTTTGACTACGAGGGTATGGTGGAGGAGGCGGGTGTGACGTACGAAGAGCTCCTCTCGGGCCAGGGTACGTCTCGTTTGGCGACGAGCAGGGTTAAAGCACGTCTGTGA